A genomic region of Raphanus sativus cultivar WK10039 chromosome 6, ASM80110v3, whole genome shotgun sequence contains the following coding sequences:
- the LOC130495566 gene encoding uncharacterized protein LOC130495566, protein MSWQGRKNKVMVKCRLDRALANEDWHTLFPCSYTEYLGLVGSDHRPIVAFLEDKVQKRRGQFRFYKRWIGQNGLIETIARGWDDTSRNNEGERESNFVSRIINCRHEISTWRKNNPPYGKEKIGDLQKALEEVQTDNNSTQEDILNISKKLQEAYKDEEEYWHQKSRNTWNTAGDLNTKFYHGLTKQRRTRNRIVGLYDENGNWVVKDQGLEKVAVDYFEDLFQTTSPTEFDGFLEEVSSSITPQMNQRLIRLATEEEVRQALFMMHPEKAPGPDGMTALFFQHSWNIIKKELLDLVNDFITSGELDIRLNTTNICLIPKTEKPTKMKELRPISLCNVGYKIISNVLCQRLKVCLPLLISETQSAFVPGRLISDNILIAQKMFYVLRTNKACQNKFMAIKTDMSKAYDRVEWRFIEEVLLKMGFDHHWIKLIMECISSVQYRVLLNGQPRGNIIPERGLRQGDPLSPYLFILCTEALIANINKAEREKQLTGIKVARACPSISHLLFADDSLFFCKAKKEECQTIIRILKEYEKVSGQQINFDKSSIQFGHKIGDPERQELRDILGIQNQGGIGFYLGIPENLSGSKIQVFGFIHERLNDRVNGWTFRFFSKGGKEVIIKSVVTALPNHVMASFRIPKTVIKKLTSVVAKFWWSPGGATRGMHWQSWDKVCLPKEEGGLGFKDFMDFNTAMLGKQFWRLIEKPQALFSRVFKGRYFRNSSPLEPIRSYSASYGWRSIVSARSLVSKGLIKRVGSGSTISVWNDPWLPSTRPRPANKNHHNQFPDLTVDSLINENSRTWNIQTIQSLVDPEDVKIILSIPLSRSMITDRDGWHFNNNGRYTVKSGYQIERVYPDRDRALPELGPSITPLKAQCWKIKCPPKMKHFLWQMLSGCIAVKKNLKARGIQGDTICTRCGDQEESINHIFFECPPAVQVWALSSIPSNPTIFSSNSLFANMDHLFWRVTPVSEDHHFAWILWYIWKARNCKVFSNLDIDPRDTLQLAETESRLWKEAQNSINQGLEVSTITATPQVQLIPGIWCFSDGSWKVNENLSGQGWYSTLEGFDGLMGARNTRASLSPLHSEIEALIWAMECMRNLRQYNVTFATDCSQVVKIVSEPDEWPAFASYLEDIKSLRRSFTSSEVVHVPRTKNMKTDCLARSAKKQTSYIVHMDTDPPVWLTESI, encoded by the coding sequence ATGTCTTGGCAAGGAAGGAAGAATAAGGTGATGGTTAAATGTCGGTTAGATCGCGCATTAGCAAATGAAGATTGGCACACACTTTTCCCGTGTTCATATACTGAGTATCTTGGTTTAGTGGGGTCCGATCACAGGCCAATAGTGGCTTTCCTTGAAGACAAAGTGCAGAAACGTAGAGGTCAATTTCGCTTTTACAAAAGATGGATTGGTCAGAACGGATTGATTGAAACTATTGCGAGGGGATGGGATGACACTTCAAGGAATAATGAAGGAGAAAGGGAGAGCAATTTTGTTTCAAGAATTATAAATTGTAGGCACGAGATCTCAACATGGCGAAAGAATAATCCTCCCTACGGGAAGGAGAAAATTGGCGACCTTCAGAAGGCTCTTGAGGAGGTACAAACGGATAATAATAGTACTCAAGAGGATATTTTAAACATATCTAAAAAGTTACAGGAGGCGTATAAGGATGAAGAAGAATATTGGCATCAGAAAAGTCGGAATACGTGGAATACAGCAGGGGATCTTAATACAAAATTCTATCATGGCCTAACAAAACAACGCCGTACTAGGAATAGAATCGTCGGACTTTATGATGAAAATGGTAATTGGGTGGTTAAGGATCAGGGATTGGAAAAAGTCGCAGTAGACTATTTCGAGGATTTATTCCAGACAACATCCCCGACCGAGTTTGATGGTTTTCTAGAGGAGGTATCATCATCTATTACTCCTCAAATGAACCAGAGACTAATTAGATTAGCAACGGAGGAAGAGGTTCGTCAGGCACTTTTTATGATGCACCCGGAGAAGGCTCCGGGACCGGATGGGATGACGGCTTTATTTTTTCAGCATTCGTGGAATATAATCAAGAAGGAATTATTAGATTTGGTAAATGATTTTATTACTTCTGGGGAGTTGGATATAAGGTTAAACACGACCAATATTTGTTTAATCCCGAAAACGGAGAAACCTACAAAGATGAAAGAATTACGACCTATAAGTCTATGTAATGTAGGATACAAGATTATTTCCAACGTATTATGTCAGAGGTTAAAGGTGTGTCTTCCATTGCTTATCTCAGAAACTCAGTCAGCTTTCGTGCCCGGCAGACTGATCTCGGATAACATTTTGATTGCCCAGAAAATGTTCTACGTTTTGAGAACAAATAAGGCCTGTCAGAACAAGTTTATGGCTATTaagacggatatgagtaaagctTATGATAGAGTGGAATGGAGGTTTATTGAGgaggttttattaaaaatggGTTTTGATCATCATTGGATTAAACTCATAATGGAATGCATATCATCAGTACAATACAGAGTTTTACTGAACGGACAGCCGAGAGGAAATATTATTCCGGAGAGAGGACTTAGACAAGGGGACCCGCTCTCACcgtatttgtttattttgtgcACAGAAGCACTGATTGCAAATATTAATAAGGCTGAACGGGAAAAACAGCTGACAGGTATAAAGGTGGCCAGGGCTTGTCCATCTATTTCTCATCTGCTTTTTGCCGATGACAGCCTCTTCTTCTGTAAGGCAAAAAAAGAGGAGTGTCAGACAATTATCAGGATTCTAAAGGAATATGAGAAGGTATCGGGACAACagataaattttgataaatcttcGATTCAGTTTGGGCACAAAATTGGAGACCCGGAAAGACAGGAATTAAGGGATATACTTGGGATACAAAATCAAGGCGGGATAGGATTTTACCTAGGAATACCTGAAAATTTGAGTGGCTCAAAAATTCAGGTATTCGGTTTTATTCATGAACGCCTAAATGATAGAGTAAATGGTTGGACCTTTAGATTCTTTTCAAAGGGAGGAAAGGAAGTAATCATCAAATCGGTAGTCACAGCACTACCAAACCACGTAATGGCTAGTTTCCGCATTCCAAAAACAGTAATTAAGAAGCTTACGAGTGTAGTGGcaaaattttggtggagtccagGAGGTGCAACTAGAGGTATGCATTGGCAATCTTGGGATAAAGTGTGTTTACctaaagaagaaggaggatTGGGCTTTAAAGATTTTATGGATTTTAACACAGCAATGCTAGGAAAGCAATTCTGGAGATTAATAGAGAAACCTCAAGCTCTATTTTCTCGTGTTTTCAAAGGTCGATATTTTAGAAATTCATCACCTTTGGAACCAATTCGCTCGTACTCGGCGTCCTATGGATGGCGAAGTATTGTTTCGGCTAGATCTCTGGtaagcaaaggactaatcaaaagggtgggatcagGATCAACCatatcagtatggaatgatccctggCTTCCATCCacccgcccgagaccagcaaataaaaaccACCACAATCAGTTCCCGGACCTGACGGTAGATTCACTCATCAATGAGAATTCGAGGACATGGAATATTCAAACGATTCAGAGTTTGGTTGACCCTGAAGATGTTAAGATTATTCTAAGCATCCCGTTGAGCAGATCTATGATAACGGATAGAGATGGCTGGCATTTCAATAATAATGGGAGGTATACAGTTAAGTCTGGTTATCAGATTGAAAGGGTATATCCAGATAGAGATCGTGCATTACCAGAGTTAGGACCATCCATCACCCCTTTGAAGGCGCAGTGTTGGAAAATAAAATGTCCACCTAAAATGAAACATTTCCTATGGCAAATGCTTTCTGGTTGTATAGCGGTGAAGAAAAATCTAAAAGCCAGAGGAATACAAGGAGATACTATATGCACAAGATGTGGAGATCAGGAAGAATCAATcaatcatattttctttgaatGTCCACCCGCGGTACAAGTTTGGGCGTTGTCTAGTATTCCATCAAATCCAACAATCTTCTCCAGCAACTCATTATTTGcaaatatggatcatttattctgGAGGGTTACCCCAGTAAGTGAGGACCATCATTTCGCATGGATAttatggtacatttggaaggcaAGAAATTGTaaagtttttagtaatttggatattgatCCTCGGGATACTCTTCAGTTGGCCGAAACTGAGTCCCGGCTTTGGAAAGAAGCACAAAACAGCATTAACCAAGGATTAGAAGTTTCAACGATAACAGCCACACCACAGGTTCAATTAATTCCGGGCATATGGTGTTTCTcggatggatcatggaaggTCAATGAGAATTTATCAGGCCAAGGATGGTATAGTACTTTGGAAGGTTTTGATGGGTTAATGGGTGCAAGGAATACGAGAGCAAGTCTTTCTCCTCTGCACTCAGAGATTGAGgcattgatttgggcaatggaatgtatgagaaaTTTGAGACAGTATAatgttacgtttgcaacggattgttcgcAGGTGGTGAAGATTGTTTCTGAACCAGATGAATGGCcagcttttgcaagttatttggaagacatAAAGAGTCTGAGAAGAAGTTTTACTTCTTCGGAGGTGGTCCATGTACCCAGGACAAAAAACATGAAGACGGACTGTCTAGCACGTAGTGCAAAAAAGCAAACATCTTACATCGTCCATATGGATACGGATCCTCCAGTTTGGTtaacagagtcaatatga
- the LOC108810471 gene encoding uncharacterized protein LOC108810471 isoform X2 produces the protein MGLMVLYHLWLLHRIIHRPSSTVIGLNAFNRRLWVQAMMEDASKNGVLAVQTLRNNIMASTLLASTAIMLCSLIAVLMTSGTGERSVWFVFGDKSDRAFSIKFFAILVCFLVAFLLNVQSIRYYSHASILINVPCKQLMAVSSGGHGLVINQDYVAATVNRGSYFWSLGLRAFYFSSPLFLWIFGPIPMFITCCVLVSLLYFLDLTFDSMSYSVEVADVEETEIRSLAENV, from the exons ATGGGTTTGATGGTTCTCTATCATCTGTGGCTTCTCCACCGCATCATTCATCGTCCATCTTCCACCGTCATTGGCCTCAACGCCTTCAATCGCCGCCTCTGGGTCCAAGCCATGATGGAG GACGCATCAAAAAACGGTGTCCTAGCGGTTCAAACTCTAAGGAACAACATAATGGCGTCAACACTATTAGCATCAACCGCAATAATGTTATGTTCACTAATCGCTGTACTAATGACCAGCGGCACGGGAGAACGATCAGTCTGGTTTGTGTTTGGAGACAAAAGCGACCGAGCCTTCTCCATCAAGTTTTTCGCAATCCTTGTTTGCTTCTTAGTCGCATTTCTTCTCAACGTCCAATCGATACGTTACTACAGCCATGCGAGCATCCTCATCAATGTCCCTTGTAAACAGCTCATGGCTGTTTCTTCGGGTGGTCATGGTCTTGTGATAAACCAAGATTATGTAGCTGCAACAGTTAACCGTGGGAGCTACTTCTGGTCGTTGGGACTAAGAGCGTTCTACTTCTCATCGCCTTTGTTCTTATGGATCTTTGGTCCCATCCCGATGTTCATAACTTGTTGCGTTCTTGTTTCGTTGTTGTACTTTCTTGATTTAACATTTGACTCGATGTCTTATAGCGTTGAGGTTGCAGATGTGGAGGAGACTGAGATTAGAAGCTTAGCTGAAAATGTGTAG
- the LOC108810471 gene encoding uncharacterized protein LOC108810471 isoform X1, whose protein sequence is MKLEYLDYILMPLGMGLMVLYHLWLLHRIIHRPSSTVIGLNAFNRRLWVQAMMEDASKNGVLAVQTLRNNIMASTLLASTAIMLCSLIAVLMTSGTGERSVWFVFGDKSDRAFSIKFFAILVCFLVAFLLNVQSIRYYSHASILINVPCKQLMAVSSGGHGLVINQDYVAATVNRGSYFWSLGLRAFYFSSPLFLWIFGPIPMFITCCVLVSLLYFLDLTFDSMSYSVEVADVEETEIRSLAENV, encoded by the exons ATGAAGCTTGAGTATTTGGATTACATATTGATGCCATTAGGAATGGGTTTGATGGTTCTCTATCATCTGTGGCTTCTCCACCGCATCATTCATCGTCCATCTTCCACCGTCATTGGCCTCAACGCCTTCAATCGCCGCCTCTGGGTCCAAGCCATGATGGAG GACGCATCAAAAAACGGTGTCCTAGCGGTTCAAACTCTAAGGAACAACATAATGGCGTCAACACTATTAGCATCAACCGCAATAATGTTATGTTCACTAATCGCTGTACTAATGACCAGCGGCACGGGAGAACGATCAGTCTGGTTTGTGTTTGGAGACAAAAGCGACCGAGCCTTCTCCATCAAGTTTTTCGCAATCCTTGTTTGCTTCTTAGTCGCATTTCTTCTCAACGTCCAATCGATACGTTACTACAGCCATGCGAGCATCCTCATCAATGTCCCTTGTAAACAGCTCATGGCTGTTTCTTCGGGTGGTCATGGTCTTGTGATAAACCAAGATTATGTAGCTGCAACAGTTAACCGTGGGAGCTACTTCTGGTCGTTGGGACTAAGAGCGTTCTACTTCTCATCGCCTTTGTTCTTATGGATCTTTGGTCCCATCCCGATGTTCATAACTTGTTGCGTTCTTGTTTCGTTGTTGTACTTTCTTGATTTAACATTTGACTCGATGTCTTATAGCGTTGAGGTTGCAGATGTGGAGGAGACTGAGATTAGAAGCTTAGCTGAAAATGTGTAG
- the LOC108811474 gene encoding uncharacterized protein LOC108811474, whose product MEVVGKSSSANVIYLSAILGHRDCDDDSHKCDWKCENENVFGNMYRCRLTGLTHVCDINCNQRILYDNHTALCRASGRVFPLSPAEEQAVRGVRRKLDCVESTESCSFKRRRRSDAPPQFKASPFERSFAAAVRSPICSPAGDGMDLS is encoded by the coding sequence ATGGAGGTAGTTGGAAAATCTAGCTCTGCCAATGTTATTTACTTGTCTGCCATTCTAGGCCATCGCGACTGCGACGACGACTCTCACAAATGCGACTGGAAATGCGAGAACGAAAACGTTTTCGGGAACATGTACCGCTGCAGACTAACCGGACTCACTCACGTCTGCGACATCAACTGTAACCAGAGGATCCTCTACGATAACCACACCGCTCTCTGCAGAGCGAGCGGGCGGGTTTTCCCTCTCTCGCCTGCTGAGGAGCAGGCGGTGAGAGGGGTTAGGAGGAAGCTTGACTGTGTTGAGAGTACAGAGAGCTGTTCGTTTAAGCGTCGTCGCCGCAGCGATGCTCCTCCTCAGTTCAAAGCTTCTCCTTTCGAGAGGTCTTTCGCTGCTGCTGTGAGGAGTCCTATCTGCAGTCCTGCTGGAGACGGGATGGACTTGAGTTAG
- the LOC108811471 gene encoding pathogenesis-related protein 5-like — translation MGRSPMVPMAILVYVSLLFSVSYSSTFVITNNCPFTIWPGTLAGSGTPPLPTTGFKLDVGQSVSIPTVQGWSGRIWARTGCNFDTNGTGKCTTGDCGGKLECAGSGAAPPTSLFEITLGRSSGDKDFYDVSLVDGYNLPIVAFPTGGGLVGACNATGCVADINVSCPKELQVIGEEEEERRGGVVACKSACEAFGLDQYCCSGQFANPTTCRPSSYSTVFKRACPRAYSYAFDDGTSTFTCQASEYVILFCPGRVKRPSSQDSDPPSPSQNPYGPPMAPPTQNPYGQPMAPPTQNPYGQPLAPPTQNPYDQPMAPPTQNPYGQPMVPPTQNPYGEPVAPPTQNSYDQPMAPPTPNPYGQPVAPVTQNPNGESMTPPPENQFMMPPPIVNQDPDDQFINPPFEDESQSAETGKVAKSHSSSDILRPYPVFLLIGLSLVALR, via the exons ATGGGAAGATCACCAATGGTTCCCATGGCTATTCTTGTCTATGTCTCCCTACTGTTCTCTGTTTCTTATTCCTCCACATTCGTCATCACAAACAACTGTCCCTTTACTATCTGGCCCGGTACTCTTGCAGGCTCTGGCACCCCGCCACTACCCACAACAGGATTCAAACTTGACGTGGGACAGTCCGTTAGCATTCCCACGGTTCAAGGCTGGTCAGGTCGAATATGGGCTAGAACCGGCTGCAACTTTGACACCAACGGTACAGGAAAATGCACTACCGGCGACTGCGGTGGGAAGCTGGAGTGTGCCGGCAGTGGTGCTGCTCCTCCGACATCACTTTTCGAGATCACGCTCGGTCGCAGTTCTGGAGACAAAGATTTCTACGATGTTAGTCTCGTTGACGGGTATAACCTCCCCATAGTTGCTTTCCCCACAGGCGGCGGACTGGTTGGAGCTTGTAATGCCACGGGGTGTGTTGCTGATATCAACGTTAGCTGTCCGAAGGAGCTTCAGGTGATtggagaggaagaggaagagagaagaggagggGTTGTTGCTTGTAAGAGCGCTTGCGAGGCCTTTGGATTGGACCAGTACTGTTGCAGCGGTCAGTTTGCTAATCCAACCACGTGCCGGCCGTCTTCTTACTCTACTGTCTTCAAGAGAGCTTGTCCTAGGGCTTATAGCTATGCGTTTGATGATGGGACCAGTACTTTCACTTGTCAGGCTTCTGAATATGTCATTCTCTTTTGCCCTGGCAG GGTTAAAAGACCAAGCAGCCAAGACTCTGATCCTCCAAGCCCGTCACAGAATCCATACGGACCACCTATGGCTCCACCGACTCAGAATCCGTATGGTCAACCAATGGCTCCACCGACTCAGAATCCGTATGGTCAACCACTGGCTCCACCGACTCAGAATCCATATGATCAACCTATGGCTCCACCAACTCAGAATCCATATGGTCAACCTATGGTTCCTCCAACTCAGAATCCTTATGGTGAACCTGTGGCTCCACCAACTCAGAATTCTTACGATCAACCTATGGCTCCTCCAACTCCAAATCCTTATGGTCAACCTGTTGCTCCTGTGACTCAGAATCCAAACGGGGAATCAATGACTCCCCCACCTGAGAATCAGTTCATGATGCCTCCTCCCATTGTAAACCAAGATCCAGACGACCAGTTTATAAATCCACCATTCGAGGATGAGAGTCAAAGCGCTGAAACTGGGAAGGTTGCCAAGTCTCATTCCTCGTCTGACATTCTTCGACCGTACCCTGTCTTTTTGCTTATTGGCCTCAGTCTAGTTGCTTTGAGGTAG
- the LOC108807860 gene encoding protein RESPONSE TO LOW SULFUR 2-like, translated as MGKGGNSATVTASEVDELRRKNGEMEKVVEEMKKEMLQLWRRTQVAEEAEERLCSQLAELEAESLDEARDYHSRIIFLVNELSRVSSSSSSSFSSDLASP; from the coding sequence atgggGAAAGGAGGAAACTCTGCGACGGTGACGGCTTCGGAGGTGGATGAGCTACGGCGGAAGAACGGGGAGATGGAAAAAGTGGTGGAGGAAATGAAGAAAGAGATGTTGCAGCTGTGGCGGCGGACGCAGGTGGCGGAGGAGGCCGAGGAGCGTCTCTGCTCTCAGCTCGCCGAGCTTGAAGCCGAATCTTTAGACGAGGCGCGTGATTACCATTCTCGCATCATTTTCCTCGTGAACGAACTCTCTCGtgtctcttcttcctcttcctcctccttttCCTCCGACTTGGCCTCACCGTAG
- the LOC108811469 gene encoding sterol 3-beta-glucosyltransferase, with amino-acid sequence MEERESRKEPIALFIAFGTKGDVYPLAAIAAALARDQPNYSVFLISHLAHENLGSHLLKANVSYVPLTSPPAQSSQSLGTHNDSTRKLFREEKERIKREHRQECRSAFRSIFGEGSCMEGDLVVINFFALEGWSLAEVYQIRCVVAAPYVVPYSPPSGFERQFRKELPELYKYLKEAPIGKISWSDVTHWMWPLFTEEWGSWRSEELNLSCYPFADPVTDLPIWHIRPSSPLVLYGFSKEIVECPDYWPLSVRVCGFWFLPNEWQFSCNKCGESPSSAGLLGTTDDSHACADHTELYAFVSDSLEPALPIFIGLSSIGSMGFMKNPLAFLRILESVIQITGYRFILLTAGYEPLEAAICTIAQEPASSVGVSIFNGKLFCFSGMVPYNWLFRRCAAAIHHGGSGSTAAALHAGIPQIICPFMMDQFYWAEKMTWLGVAPQPLARNQLLPEESNDDESIMEAAQVVAKAVYDALSSKTRASAMAIAEILSLEDGVSEAVRVLREEVCEVSAQQQT; translated from the exons ATGGAGGAACGAGAGAGCAGGAAAGAACCAATAGCTCTCTTCATAGCTTTCGGTACCAAAGGCGATGTCTACCCTCTCGCT GCCATTGCCGCAGCTTTGGCTCGTGACCAGCCTAACTACTCTGTCTTCTTGATTTCACATTTAGCTCATGag AACCTAGGCTCACACTTGCTAAAAGCAAACGTTTCGTATGTTCCTCTCACTTCTCCTCCTGCTCAGTCTAGTCAATCTCTTGGCACACATAACG ACTCAACAAGGAAGCTTTTTAGGGAGGAGAAGGAAAGGATCAAAAGGGAACACAGACAAGAGTGTCGTTCTGCATTTAGAAGTATCTTTGGAGAGGGTTCGTGTATGGAGGGTGATCTCGTTGTCATAAACTTCTTTGCATTG GAAGGATGGAGCCTTGCAGAGGTTTATCAAATCCGTTGTGTGGTGGCTGCTCCTTATGTTGTTCCGTATAG TCCACCTTCAGGCTTTGAAAGACAGTTTAGGAAGGAGCTTCCGGAGTTGTACAAGTACTTGAAAGAAGCCCCCATCGGCAAG ATTAGCTGGAGTGATGTAACTCATTGGATGTGGCCTCTTTTTACTGAAGAATGGGGATCTTGGCGATCTGAGGAACTCAACCTAAGCTGTTACCCTTTTGCA GATCCAGTAACAGACCTTCCAATCTGGCATATCCGGCCATCATCTCCACTGGTCTT GTATGGTTTCAGCAAAGAAATTGTGGAATGCCCTG ATTACTGGCCGTTGAGTGTTAGAGTGTGTGGCTTTTGGTTTTTACCCAACGAGTGGCAGTTTTCATGCAACAAATGTGGAGAGAGTCCTTCTTCTGCAGGGCTTCTGGGTACAACAGACGATTCTCATGCATGCGCAGACCACACTGAGTTGTATGCTTTTGTATCGGACTCTTTAGAGCCAGCTCTTCCTATATTTATAGGGTTGAGTTCTATTGGAAG CATGGGTTTTATGAAGAATCCTCTGGCCTTTCTTCGGATTCTCGAGTCTGTTATCCAGATTACAGGATACAGATTTATCCTTCTCACAGCGGGTTATGAACCTTTAGAAGCAGCAATCTGCACCATTGCTCAGGAACCTGCTTCAAGTGTGGGAGTCTCTATCTTCAACGGCAAGCTTTTCTGCTTCTCTGG TATGGTGCCATACAATTGGTTATTTCGAAGATGTGCTGCTGCAATCCATCATGGTGGCAG TGGTTCTACAGCTGCAGCTTTACATGCTGGAATCCCACAG atTATATGCCCATTTATGATGGATCAGTTCTATTGGGCAGAAAAGATGACTTGGCTTGGGGTTGCTCCACAACCATTGGCAAGGAACCAGTTGCTCCCTGAGGAATCAAATGATGATGAGAGCATCATGGAAGCTGCACAAGTGGTAGCAAAAGCCGTCTACGATGCACTGTCTTCAAAAACTAGAGCCAGTGCCATGGCAATCGCTGAAATATTGTCTCTTGAG GATGGAGTCTCAGAAGCTGTGAGAGTGCTTAGAGAAGAGGTGTGTGAAGTTTCAGCGCAGCAACAAACGTAG
- the LOC130495567 gene encoding glycine-rich RNA-binding protein GRP1A-like: MTYISFSLCRSNSDDNGGGVDNGYRGAGNSGGHGGGGGGYRNGCGAAVVIVEDVRVDTTVVATCYEYGDGCCGGGGRGRGGGSGGYIQKLDGRIISEVQFHGNNGGGGGGGGHGGGNDGYRSGGGGGYGSDGGRRECRYNGGGWWRWLPHPQNLEHKTSSTRSSSTTWRWKP, translated from the exons ATGACTTACATATCCTTCTCTTTGTGT AGAAGCAATTCAGATGACAATGGTGGTGGTGTAGACAACGGATACCGTGGCGCTGGCAACAGTGGAGGCCATGGTGGAGGTGGCGGTGGATACCGTAATGGATGCGGTGCCGCGGTGGTGATTGTGGAAGACGTGAGGGTCGATACAACGGTGGTCGCTACTTGTTATGAATACGGTGATGGTTGCTGTGGCGGTGGCGGTAGAGGCCGTGGTGGAGGAAGCGGTGGATACATACAGAAGCTTGACGGCCGTATCATTAGCGAGGTTCAGTTCCATGGAAacaatggtggtggtggtggaggtggaggccATGGTGGAGGAAACGATGGATACCGCAGTGGAGGCGGTGGTGGTTATGGAAGCGATGGTGGAAGACGTGAATGTAGATACAATGGTGGTGGTTGGTGGAGGTGGTTGCCCCATCCACAAAATCTTGAACATAAGACTTCGTCCACAAGATCTTCATCCACAACATGGAGATGGAAGCCGTGA
- the LOC108811472 gene encoding alcohol dehydrogenase-like 6, which produces MSSSSSHEQPQVITCKAAVAWRAGEPLVIEEIKVSPPQPLEIRIKVVCTSLCRSDLSAWESQSLLPRIFGHEAAGIVESIGEGVTEFEKGDHVIAVFTGECGSCRHCISGKSNMCQVLGMERRGLMHSDQKTRFSIKGKPVYHYCAVSSFSEYTVVHSGCAVKVHPLAPLHKICLLSCGAAAGLGAAWNVADVQRGSSVVIFGLGTVGLSVAQGAKLRGAAQIIGVDINSSKAEKAKTFGVTDFINSSDISEPIHQVIKRMTGGGADFSFECVGDTGVATTALQSCSDGWGMTVTLGVPKVKPEVSAHYGLFLSGKSLKGTLFGGWKPKSDLPSLIEKYMNKEIMIDELVTHDLAFDDINEAFELMREGKCLRCVLHMSK; this is translated from the exons ATGTCGTCGTCTTCCTCCCACGAACAACCGCAAGTCATAACCtgcaaag CTGCGGTGGCATGGCGAGCTGGTGAGCCACTGGTTATAGAGGAAATAAAAGTGAGTCCACCTCAACCTCTTGAGATCAGAATCAAAGTTGTCTGTACATCTCTCTGTCGCAGCGACCTATCCGCTTGGGAGTCTCAg TCTCTTTTGCCCCGTATCTTTGGCCATGAAGCTGCAGG TATAGTGGAGAGTATAGGGGAAGGAGTAACAGAGTTTGAGAAAGGAGATCACGTGATCGCTGTCTTCACTGGAGAATGCGGGTCATGTCGGCATTGCATCTCTGGTAAAAGTAACATGTGTCAGGTTCTTGGAATGGAGAGGAGAGGTTTGATGCATAGTGATCAGAAGACTCGTTTTTCTATCAAAGGCAAACCTGTTTACCATTACTGCGCGGTTTCGAGTTTCAGTGAGTACACTGTGGTTCACTCTGGCTGTGCTGTCAAAGTCCATCCTCTTGCACCTCTCCACAAGATATGTCTCCTCAGCTGTGGAGCAGCCGCAG GTCTTGGTGCAGCATGGAACGTTGCTGATGTACAAAGAGGTTCAAGTGTTGTGATATTTGGTCTAGGAACTGTCGGTCTTTCG GTTGCTCAAGGAGCCAAACTCAGAGGTGCAGCTCAAATAATTGGTGTTGATATCAACTCCTCTAAGGCTGAAAAAG CAAAGACATTTGGCGTCACGGACTTCATCAACTCAAGTGACATCTCTGAGCCCATACACCAG gTAATCAAAAGAATGACAGGAGGAGGTGCAGATTTCTCATTTGAATGTGTTGGTGATACAGGAGTAGCTACAACTGCTTTACAATCATGTTCAGAT GGATGGGGCATGACCGTTACTCTAGGTGTACCGAAAGTGAAGCCTGAAGTTTCAGCTCACTATGGACTCTTTCTATCAGGGAAGTCGTTGAAAGGGACTCTCTTTGGTGGGTGGAAGCCTAAGTCTGATCTTCCTTCACTCATTGAAAAGTACATGAACAAG GAAATTATGATTGATGAGTTGGTCACTCATGATCTAGCGTTTGATGATATTAACGAAGCTTTTGAGCTTATGAGAGAGGGGAAGTGTCTGCGTTGCGTTCTTCATATGTCAAAGTAA